The proteins below are encoded in one region of Pomacea canaliculata isolate SZHN2017 linkage group LG7, ASM307304v1, whole genome shotgun sequence:
- the LOC112568411 gene encoding serine/threonine-protein phosphatase 6 regulatory ankyrin repeat subunit B-like, with protein MMQNSSQSITVLLSSAAEDGDWDLVKDVISHGDVTDTEVTQSFLLQKLASATGISQHLVKNILKNIFSNRSTSDTLQYVAEEAVVRAAHCDKWDTLISFLSLGDILLEDDTNLLLVTELMASSEYLRKSYYLQTNVFICVWRHAKQKILDSTDKRVQNTLVQLAAELNMWSRVCDLLAAKPDLNLLDRDGLSVLHRLVMCPDSRFDSLLPVLLEKGADVSIKNSEGDTALHLAASCQNIGGVGKSLHLVNCNGGEQSTDFRSKIMGEYHLKCSESKKQALKTLVESCEDLDKRDSLGNTAMILAAKNKNWEFVKLLIEHGASTDLVDDNWRSVLHVLALTGGQMDPLLATKVVEQCKSQINDTDLNGSSPLHLAACSQSWTVFKVLLDLGGDPGRRDGSGYTVLHTLAGTGRDQVQHVTSLFTLLTQQGVDLNIPCPEGNTVLHIAAMQKNWTLVKHLMHSGVDAERCNTEGFSVIHLAFSYLHSHESYKEASRDSDLNTFLSALLLFHKRNPTFCMGDTILNVAAKHENWAVVSYLLHKGAHNQELDKERIHVLQRLIQSPKETQITVSLFSLLMNEAERNMQFSCRDYNAMLQLSAKHEKWSFVDYILTRHGGDVDELDGEGFSVLHRMAISRGKTFKEGHFSVVRSFLRYSLELNINQRVTFLILEAAAAGNVDVVEALLDNFDEVNTMDCQGFTVLHRVAQCCVTKSVSIIRRLVEKGADVDQQCPYGNTAVHLAAKSNNWLIVQHLLMSGSSTQNLDSEGMLVLHRLISQPCLRCQKCRIGPPAKRPVCLLSAILANGASVGQKDCNNNSPLHLAIKYEHWDMAIELMSRGAILNEPDPEGCTILHILAKRDNLIRGDMALERSCVACCLESDQDSKFHFLFSALAKQNINHLDICNTIVDHSNIIDSLDHYGNTALMLSAKNNNLDITEQLLTKGAKPGLINYSGLSTLHVLAIAKHTTSGDLQNKIVRRLISLGVEVNARDSEGHTPVQLAAMHGNMDMVEVLLEFPVIVNETDSEGFTLLSRVAQTLSPRCKDIAKRLVSKGADVNMTCPDGKSPLLLSVIAGNWPVILQLWDSTSRNNIDVVLQEQYLILHRLIEDVNLDKWTSKELAVKAINSNKDTLTHRSPDGANALQFAIIEKKWNLAALILEHGEYSDIESLTGNSAFHVLAEISAHIRDPKLIQGLMPNNNFNINVRDHDGNTPLNILAKVDGWVSFKLFVERGGDLNIPDSEGWTVVHKLAMSWRDRSDILVTLVEYGADIHRSGPGHKTAVMLALENRNWPVFWQLLQLGASYDWDPAEKCLLLKHLCRFPISNIQVNQLRRIISSLTQPTASRTCSLGASVSSQAQASLQAGARSSELTVVQHLQSRDDVVKASQCSFERCVRCSNWTVAKELLQSCPHIDIEVPISGKPLIHVMVSLYQEDDHVIWVSFLTELLNRGLDINSCDERGRTALMKCKPLLSFRMTDKDDEEVLYKVLLEKGVDPSIVDRTGHSLLTLMIMNLYDMHPAEIVKRLIKMGVTFCEPSFKVSEIGDTVPLYLCRLVEAMEGMELPVLKIVVECGVLSMFELFFLKTINEKEEIQDSDGESINSEVKGIRQFVEEATTQPRSLESLCRIVVSRSLPCGVSRTDFVMSLPIPTILRDYVLFTDEVSQLHSSLKVLERDPSFEYDTDDEYYFYDSDDEETDEEINTDVH; from the coding sequence ATGATGCAGAACTCTTCACAGAGCATCACGGTTCTGCTCAGCTCAGCTGCTGAAGATGGCGATTGGGATCTGGTCAAGGATGTCATTAGTCATGGCGATGTCACTGACACTGAGGTCACACAGTCCTTCCTCTTACAGAAACTGGCGTCTGCTACTGGGATTAGTCAGCACCTTGTCAAAAAcattctcaaaaatattttttcaaaccgATCTACTAGTGACACTCTTCAATATGTCGCAGAAGAAGCTGTTGTTAGAGCGGCTCACTGTGACAAGTGGGACACCCTGATTTCTTTTCTCTCGTTGGGTGACATTTTACTCGAAGATGACACAAACCTGCTCTTAGTTACAGAACTAATGGCATCGAGCGAATATCTCAGGAAAAGCTATTAcctgcaaacaaatgttttcatttgtgtttgGAGACACGCAAAGCAGAAGATTCTGGACAGCACAGACAAAAGAGTACAGAACACTTTAGTGCAGTTGGCAGCGGAACTCaacatgtggtcacgtgtctgtgaccTCCTCGCCGCCAAGCCGGACCTGAACCTTCTTGACAGGGATGGTCTGTCAGTCCTACACAGACTTGTCATGTGCCCTGACAGCAGGTTCGACTCTCTTCTGCCGGTTCTTTTGGAGAAGGGTGCTGACGTCAGCATTAAGAATTCGGAGGGAGACACAGCCCTGCACCTGGCTGCTAGTTGCCAGAACATTGGAGGCGTAGGGAAGTCGTTACATTTAGTGAACTGCAATGGTGGGGAGCAAAGTACGGATTTTCGGTCAAAGATTATGGGGGAATATCATTTAAAGTGTTCTGAATCGAAAAAGCAAGCATTAAAGACACTTGTGGAATCCTGTGAAGACCTCGATAAACGTGATAGTCTTGGAAACACGGCCATGATTTTGGCTGCGAAGAACAAAAACTGGGAGTTTGTGAAACTGTTGATCGAACATGGCGCCAGCACAGATCTCGTGGATGATAACTGGCGATCTGTTCTGCATGTACTTGCTCTCACTGGCGGCCAGATGGATCCCCTACTGGCTACCAAGGTTGTCGAGCAATGTAAGAGTCAGATAAACGACACAGACTTGAACGGTAGTTCACCTCTTCACCTGGCTGCCTGTTCTCAGAGCTGGACTGTATTCAAAGTGCTGCTCGATCTTGGAGGAGACCCTGGGAGGCGAGATGGATCAGGATACACGGTCTTGCACACATTGGCTGGCACTGGGAGGGACCAGGTACAACACGTCACTTCCTTATTTACCCTCCTGACTCAGCAAGGTGTTGATCTCAACATTCCGTGTCCAGAAGGTAACACCGTCTTGCACATTGCTGCAATGCAAAAGAACTGGACATTAGTCAAACATCTAATGCATTCTGGTGTCGACGCAGAGCGCTGCAATACAGAAGGCTTCAGCGTAATTCACCTTGCATTTTCTTATCTTCATTCACACGAGAGTTACAAAGAAGCATCCCGTGATAGTGATCTTAATACATTTCTCTCTGCTCTTCTCCTTTTTCACAAAAGAAATCCTACTTTCTGCATGGGGGACACAATTTTAAACGTAGCGGCCAAGCATGAAAACTGGGCCGTGGTCAGCTACTTGCTACACAAGGGAGCCCACAACCAGGAGCTAGATAAGGAACGCATTCATGTCCTTCAGAGGCTCATTCAATCTCCAAAAGAGACACAAATAACAGTGtctctttttagtcttctaatgaatgaagcagaaagaaatatGCAGTTTTCATGTAGAGACTATAATGCAATGCTGCAGCTTTCCGCCAAGCATGAGAAATGGAGCTTTGTTGATTACATCCTGACACGCCATGGTGGAGACGTGGACGAGCTAGACGGCGAGGGTTTCAGCGTTCTTCACAGAATGGCTATCAGCAggggaaaaacatttaaagaaggACATTTTTCTGTAGTCAGGTCTTTTTTAAGATATTCCTTAGAACTTAATATTAACCAACGAGTCACTTTCCTCATCCTTGAGGCTGCTGCTGCAGGAAATGTCGACGTCGTGGAGGCACTGCTCGACAATTTTGATGAAGTCAACACAATGGATTGTCAAGGGTTCACAGTTCTTCACAGAGTGGCCCAGTGCTGTGTAACAAAATCAGTGTCTATTATTCGCCGTCTTGTCGAGAAGGGAGCCGATGTAGACCAACAGTGTCCATACGGAAACACAGCCGTACATCTCGCTGCGAAAAGCAACAACTGGCTGATTGTCCAGCATCTGTTGATGTCTGGAAGTAGCACCCAGAATCTTGACAGTGAAGGTATGTTAGTTTTACACAGACTGATAAGTCAGCCATGCCTACGATGTCAGAAATGCCGCATCGGCCCTCCTGCTAAAAGGCCAGTCTGCTTGCTGAGTGCGATATTAGCCAACGGTGCATCCGTTGGGCAGAAAGATTGCAATAATAACAGCCCATTGCATCTTGCTATCAAGTATGAACATTGGGATATGGCGATAGAGCTGATGTCGAGAGGAGCTATCTTGAACGAGCCAGATCCTGAAGGGTGCACCATCTTACACATTCTTGCCAAGCGAGATAACTTGATTCGGGGCGATATGGCTTTAGAAAGAAGCTGTGTAGCTTGCTGCTTAGAGAGTGATCAAGACAGCaaatttcactttctgttttctgcacttgctaaacaaaatattaatcatcTTGATATCTGCAACACAATCGTAGATCACTCAAATATCATAGACAGCTTAGATCACTATGGTAACACAGCACTGATGTTGTCAGCAAAGAACAATAACTTGGACATCACAGAGCAATTATTGACGAAAGGAGCAAAACCTGGCTTAATAAACTATAGTGGACTGTCTactcttcatgttcttgctatTGCTAAACATACGACATCTGGCgacctgcaaaacaaaatagtaaGACGGTTGATCTCCCTTGGTGTTGAGGTCAATGCACGAGACTCAGAAGGCCACACGCCGGTACAACTGGCAGCAATGCATGGGAACATGGACATGGTGGAGGTGCTATTGGAGTTTCCAGTGATTGTCAACGAGACTGACAGTGAGGGTTTCACCTTGTTGTCGAGAGTCGCCCAGACATTGTCTCCCAGATGTAAGGACATCGCCAAGCGCCTGGTGAGTAAAGGTGCTGATGTCAACATGACATGTCCTGATGGCAAGTCACCGCTATTGCTGTCGGTGATAGCTGGGAATTGGCCCGTGATATTACAGTTGTGGGATTCAACATCCAGAAACAATATAGATGTTGTACTGCAAGAGCAATACCTCATTCTCCATCGCCTGATTGAAGACGTAAACCTGGATAAGTGGACTTCAAAAGAGTTGGCTGTGAAAGCAATAAACTCAAATAAGGACACCCTAACGCACAGATCACCTGATGGTGCAAATGCTTTGCAGTTTGCAATCATAGAAAAAAAGTGGAACCTTGCTGCGCTGATTCTTGAGCATGGGGAATATTCAGATATAGAATCTCTCACAGGAAACTCCGCATTCCATGTTTTAGCAGAAATTTCGGCCCATATAAGAGATCCAAAGCTAATTCAGGGCTTGATGCCTAATAACAATTTCAACATAAATGTGCGTGACCATGATGGCAACACACCTTTGAACATTCTAGCTAAAGTTGACGGCTGGGTCTCATTTAAACTGTTTGTTGAGCGCGGGGGAGACCTCAACATTCCTGACAGCGAGGGATGGACTGTAGTTCATAAACTAGCCATGAGCTGGAGAGATCGTTCTGATATTTTAGTCACATTAGTGGAATACGGTGCAGATATACACAGGTCAGGACCAGGACACAAGACAGCCGTGATGCTGGCACTGGAGAACAGGAACTGGCCAGTTTTTTGGCAACTCTTACAGTTAGGAGCTTCCTACGACTGGGATCCAGCTGAAAAATGCTTACTTCTCAAACACTTGTGTCGTTTTCCAATAAGTAATATTCAAGTAAATCAACTTCGACGAATTATAAGTTCTCTTACACAGCCAACTGCTAGCAGAACATGCTCCCTTGGTGCCAGTGTTTCAAGTCAAGCACAAGCATCCTTACAAGCAGGCGCAAGAAGTTCTGAGTTGACAGTAGTCCAGCATCTTCAGTCCAGAGATGATGTGGTAAAAGCATCTCAGTGTTCTTTTGAAAGGTGTGTCAGATGTTCTAATTGGACAGTGGCCAAGGAATTGCTTCAGTCTTGCCCTCACATTGATATAGAAGTCCCGATTTCTGGAAAACCTCTGATCCACGTAATGGTCTCTTTATATCAAGAAGACGATCACGTGATCTGGGTGTCATTTCTGACTGAACTGCTTAACCGTGGACTTGATATCAACAGTTGTGATGAAAGGGGAAGAACAGCTTTAATGAAATGCAAACCTTTACTCAGCTTTAGAATGACAGACAAAGATGACGAAGAAGTTCTGTACAAAGTCTTGCTAGAAAAAGGTGTTGATCCTTCAATAGTTGACAGGACGGGGCATTCATTGCTAACACTTATGATAATGAATTTGTATGACATGCATCCTGCAGAAATAGTCAAAAGACTTATTAAAATGGGAGTGACATTTTGTGAACCTTCGTTTAAGGTTAGTGAGATAGGTGACACTGTGCCACTATATTTATGTCGGCTGGTAGAAGCGATGGAGGGGATGGAACTGCCTGTCTTGAAGATCGTGGTAGAATGTGGTGTCTTATCTATGTTTGAACTCTTCTTTCTCAAGACAATTAATGAAAAGGAGGAAATACAAGACTCAGATGGCGAGTCTATTAATTCAGAAGTAAAAGGCATTCGCCAGTTTGTAGAAGAAGCAACTACTCAGCCCCGATCTTTGGAATCTCTTTGTCGTATCGTTGTTTCTCGCTCTCTACCTTGCGGCGTGAGCAGAACTGACTTTGTTATGTCCCTTCCTATCCCGACTATCTTGAGAGACTATGTACTGTTCACTGATGAGGTATCCCAGCTTCATTCTTCCTTAAAAGTCTTGGAACGAGACCCATCTTTCGAGTACGACACAGATGATGAGTATTATTTCTATGATTCTGATGATGAGGAGACTGACGAAGAGATTAATACTGATGTGCATTAG